The genomic window ATTTTATCATTTCCCCTGCCACCACCAGTCCCTGCGTCATCGGTTTCCTGCGACCCAGAATCGTGATCCCGCATTTTTTGTTAGATGCTCTTTCCTCCGAAAAATTACGTTGGGCCGTGCGCCATGAAACCGCGCACCGTCAGGCGGAGGACTCGCGCTGGATGATCCTCTTCGCCGTCATCCGTTGCCTGAATTGGTGGAATCCGTTGGTCCATCGTCTCGTCGCCGACTGGGCCGCCGTCCGCGAGCAACTGTGTGATCTCCACGCGGCTTCCTCCGCTGGCGACCGAGCGGACTATGGGGAGTTCCTCATCGCCATGGCGCGCCAAACCGACAAGCATCCCTCGCTCGCCGTTTCAATGGCCCGGCGTCTCCATGTCCGGCGGTTGAAACAGAGGATCGTGTGTTTGTTGGATTCAAAGGAGGAGGGTGTGACACCGGTTGGAAGAGGTTTCATCGGCATCAGCCTGGCACTTTCCGTCTGTGCCGCGATGTCTGTCTCGGTTTTGAAAGTCGCAGCGGAAGGGATGCCTCCCGTTTCCCATGACACGCCCGCCGGCGAGACCGTACCCGAGAAAACCGAGGAGCCTACGGTGGAAAAAGCGCTCCAACAGGAGCCGGTTCCGGCACAGCCGGATGTCGATGAATCCGCACCACCGCCGCCGCCGCCACCGCCGGCTCCCGCACGGGCTGGTGGGCAGGTGAAGATCTCCAGCAACTTCGTCTTCATCGATTCTAAAAGTCTGGAGATGGGCCTTGTTCGGGAAAATGTAACCGATGGCGGGCGGTTTTCGACCAGATCACTCTACAGCGAAGGTCAGATTCAATTGATTTTCCGAGGCCTAGAGCGGATGAAAGGATGCCACATCATGACATCACCCAGTGTGTGTGCGAAGTTCGGACAAGAATCGATGATTGAAATCATTCGCGAAATCGCGGAGCCGCCGGGCCGGGTCTCCAAACGAAATCCGGACTCCGGCGATCCTTACGTCGGCATCAAAATGCACAATTCGTCCGAGTTCAGCGAGGAAATCCCCGGTAATGAGGTAGTCCCCGCACAAGCCGGTCCCAGTATCGTGATGGAGATCAGTCAAACCGTGGACTATCATTACATCCCCGGGCGGTTTCAGCCCGTCGTCGAGTTCGTGCGTTCGAAAGCAACCCTTCCCAAAGGAATCAGTCCGACCGATATCAAAACGGTCAAACGGACGATCAAAGGCCGGTTGGCCAGTGGCTTTACGGTCTGTACCAATCTGGGTGAAGTCGAGCCCGGCAGGTCCCTGATCATCTTTACCAGAATGGATGCGATCGATGCCACTGGAAGGCGGCTGGACGGCTTGGAAAACCCTTCTCCAAACTATACCAACTGGGCCGGGTCGGCTGAACCTGGGGAACCGGCCCGGTATCCAAGCCTGCACCCGGATGAAATTCCCTCGGCGAAGGTGAAGGGCCGTGTGCGCATCAGCGGCACGCAAATCGATCTGCCACGCGATCCCACGCTTCCCGAGGATGCGAGGAACTTCAAAATGCTGCTTCCCTCCGATGATGAGGCGCTCAATGCGCTTGCCAGACATTACGGTCTTGAAAAACGCCGGCTCAAGCAGGTGGTGATACCCACGGCCCAAGCTCACATTCCGTGGCCGGAATTCCCTGGTATCAACCTGTCGGTCCTCTTGTCGAAAAAGTTCCGGAAGATCACTCTTTCCAACGATTCCGAAGGAAACGGTTCGAGCGTCATGGGTATGACGTCCGGGCAAGCGGCTGCCATCGATGTGGCGAGCGGGGACCCGTCGATCGAAAGGCGGATCTTCATCACGGTGGAGATTGTGGAATGAACCAGCGGAGGGTTGACTCCGTCTACCCGCATTGTCTGGTTTTTCGTCAGGTGGAAGTGCCGGACAGGTCGGACACCTTCCGATTCCTCCGGCTTGACTCTGGGTCCACCCCCTTCTGCATGATTGATTCCGGCGAAAACTTCCCCATCTTCATCCCGTATGGAGCGCATCATGAACTCATCATCGGCACCGGGATTCGGACGGCGGGCATTTTTAGGCGGAATCTTCGCCGCCACGGCGGGTGGCGTGGTGCTGGGGCAGGATGCGAAGCCGGCGCCGAAGCCGAAGGAACATGGCAACGCAATCGTCTATCAATTCAAGATCGGTGAGTTCGACGCGTGGTCGATCAGCGATGGCCACATGCTTTTCCGCGGACCGCTCGATCTCATGTGGCCGCGCGAGGACCAGCCACAGATGAAGGAGTGGCTGGAAAGCCACGGCGAGCGGATGGATGGCATCCCGCTTTACGTGAACATCCTGGTGGTCCGGATCGGCAAGGAAATCGCTTTGTTCGACGCCGGGTTCGGCGAGCGGGACAGCACCAACATCGGCTGGTTGCAGGATGGCTTGAAACAAGCGGGTATCGCACCCGAGCAGGTGACGGCCGGATTCCTCAGCCACTCCCATGCGGACCACCTCGCCGGGTTTGTGGCGGGTGGGAAACCCGCCTTTCCGAACGCGGCCTTCTATTACCTGCCGGAGGAGTATGATTTCTGGCACGCGAAGGAGCCGGATTTTTCCAAGACCAAACGCAACCGCGCCGAGCTGCCGGGCATGATCAGGGAGGTCTGCGGCCAGTTCGACATTCTCAAGGGCGTGTCACAACCGGCCAAGGCGGGCACCCAGTTCTTCAACGGCGCGGTGACCATCGAGGCGGCCCCCGGACACACGGCGGGCCATGCGATCTTCCGCATCAAGTCCGGGAACGAATCGCTGCTGCATCTCATGGACCTCTCGCACCACCATGGGTTCATGTTCCACAATCCCAACTGGTACATCGCCTTCGACCACGACCCGATGCAGTCGATCGACACGCGGAAGAAAGTATTCGCCCAAGCCGCGGCCGAACGGACGAGATGTTATGGATTCCACGTGCCGTGGCCGGGGATCGGCCATGTGCTGCCGGTGGGAGAAGGCTACCTCTGGCATGCGGAACGATGGAGCTGGGGAAGCTGAATCAAACCACCATCCCGATCTCCCATGCATGCCGTGGTGGCGGCTCGCGCGGAGGACCACCTCATTCAAACCGGTATTTCCCATCAGCCGCCGTGACATCCGGCGGGATGTGGTTTTTCTCGAAGAGGTCATAACCTTCCTTGAGATTTTTCCAGAACTCCGCATGCGGGCTGGCCGCGGATGCCGCCATCGCTTCCTCCGTCATGCGGAAGGGGAAGATGTGCACCCGGAAAAACGGCAGCCCGCCTTGATGGGCGGCGGAACACAGGGTGTAGATCTCCTCGATCTTCTCATCCGTCATCGCGAGGCAGCCGATGGAAATGCTGTTGCCATGGATCATGATGGCGCTTCCCGTGCGGTCGAGGGCGGCATCATAGCTGTTGGGAAATCCGATGTTGAATGCGAGATGGTACTGGCTGTCCGGCTTCATCGCGGCGGGCGGGACGAAATAAAATCCTTCCGGCACCTGGCCATCGCCCTCCGCAAGCTTCGGACCGAGGTCGCCGGAGGTCCCGGCGATGTGATAGCTGCGGAAGAGATCGTATTTTTCCGTCGACCGATTCAGGACGAAGAGCTCGAGCACCCGCTCCCGCTTGAGCGCGCGGAGAAACACCGGAGCGCCGAATTCCAGACCGACGGCCGCAAGATCGCGCTTCAGTCCCGGACTCACATTGGCAGCGGCGGCGGCGGCTCGCCGGGGTCCGGCGGGAATGGTGTGGTCGATCACGGGAGTGGGTTGCTTTTCCTCGCACGAAGCCAGCGAAAGCAGGCCGGACAGTGTGAGGATGACGAATGGTTTCATGGAAGAAATGGACTCCTGCACCATCCTCCGGCTTCCCGGCATTGGCAAGCCCACAGGACCGTGCAAGGCTGCGGACATGACGCTCAAGCCCCTCGGCGATGCCGCATGGTTGGTGGAATTTCCCGATCTGACGGGCGAGGCGGCGCTTGCGCGGGTGACGGGGTTGGCCGTGGCCTTGCGAGAGAACAAGATCGGAGGAGTAACGGACATCGTTCCATCGTTCGCATCCGTCGCGGTGCACTTCGACACGGTGGACGGGCTGGCGGTTCGTGAATGGATCCGTACGACGGAATTCACGGACAAGCTTTCCACGGGCGAGGAGAAATTGATCCCGGTCCGGTACGGCGGTGAGGACGGGCGTGATCTGGCGGGTGTGGCGGCCGCTCTGGGTTTATCGTCGGACGAGGTGGTTTCGCTTCACAGCGGTGCGGATTACACGGTGGCGGCGGTGGGATTTTCCCCCGGATTTCCTTACCTGTCAGGCTTGCCCGGGCGGTTGCGGCTGCCACGGCTTGCGACGCCACGACAGAGCGTTCCCGCGGGATCGGTGGCCATCGCCGCGGGACAGGCAGGCATCTATCCATCCATCTCGCCCGGTGGCTGGCATTTGTTAGGCAGAACGGATGTGACGTTGTTTGACGTCCATTCGCCCCGTCCTTCATTTTTCCTGCCGGGGGACCGGGTGCGGTTTTGTCCGGTGGATCGGATCACTCCGGTGAAAGAGAGCACGCCGACGACGGGCCAAAGACGGATGGGGACGGTCGAGGTCATCCATCCCGGCGGACTGACAACCGTGCAGAATCCCGGCAGGCCGGGCCATGAATCGTCCGGCGTCAGTCCCGGCGGTGCCGTGGACCGCGAGTCGCTGCGCATGGCAAATCTCCTGGTGGGCAACGACGAGTCGGCGGCCTGTTTGGAATGCTGCGTGAGCGGACCGATTTTGAAATTTCACGAGGCAACGGCGGTCGCCCTGGTATCCGGCAACGGGCGGCCACGGCGCGTCGCTGCAGGAGAGACGGTGGATTTTTCCAAACCCGCCGGCGGCGTCCGCTCCTATCTCGCCATCGCCGGCGGGATATGCGTGCCTGAAATCCTGGGCAGTCCGGCGACCGATGTCAGGGCCGGATTCGGCGGAATGATGGGACGTCCGCTGCGTGCGGGGGATTTGTTGGAAATTGGAACACCGGGACGGATTCCCAGGTGCGGTGACTGGCATGTCGGGCGGGCCGCGGACAGGAAGGTGATCGAACTGGGATTTCTAACAGGAGTTCAGGAGGATTGGTTTTCCGCCGAGGCAAGACAGCGGTTCCGCTCGGAAATCTACCGGCTCACGCCGAGGTCGGACCGGATGGGCGCACGGTTGTCCGGTGCGGGGTTGGAGCTCTGCGAACCACGCGAGATGATTTCGCAGCCGGTGGCTTGCGGCTCGGTCCAGGTGCCGCCGGATGGACAGCCGATCGTCCTGTTGGCGGAGCGCCAGACCATCGGCGGGTACCCGCAGATCGGGCATGTGATCTCCGTGGATCTGCCGAAACTGGCGCGTGCGTGGCCTGGCACGGAAGTGAGATTCCGCGAAGTGACATGGGAGGAAGCCCGGCAGGCGCGCGAATTGGCGGAACAGGATTTCAAGTGGTTGCGGACTGGAATTGACCTGCTAGCATGACGGTCATGCGATGGATCGACTTGAATGCGGATCTTGGGGAAGGTGGTTCCGAGGATGAGGCGCTGATCGGCTTGGTCAGCTCCGCGAACATCGCCTGTGGCGGTCACGCGGGTGATGAGGAAACGATGCGGCGCTCGATCCGGTGGGCGAAGGAAGCGGGAGTCGCGATCGGTGCCCACCCGGGTTACAAGGACCCCGAGCATTTCGGACGGAGGGCGATGGTCCTGCCATTGGAGAATATCACGGAACTGGTGGCGGAGCAGGTGGGGAAACTCGCCGCCCTCGCCGCCGAGGAGGGAGCCGAACTCCACCATGTGAAACCACACGGAGCGCTCTACCACCAGGCAGGCCGTGACGCGGCGCTGGCCGCGGCGGTGGTGGAGGGAATCCTCAAGGTGTCGCCGGGGTTGATCCTGTTCGCCCAGCCGGGAAGCGAGCTTGCGCAGGCCGCTGAGCGGGCAGGCGTGAAAATTTGTACCGAAGGATTCGCCGACCGCCGTTACCGCGACGACGGCACGCTGATGCCCCGTGGCGAACCGGGTGCGGTGATCAAGGAGGTGAACGAAGCGGTGGAGCAGGCGATGGCGCTTGTTTCCGAAGGACGCATGCAGACGCTCTGTATCCATGGCGATGGTACGACGGCTGCGGGGATTCTGAGCGAGCTCCGCAGGACGTTGGAGGCCGCGGGGGTTACCGTGCGACCTGCTGTCAGGTAAAAGCCGCTACACCGCCGCCAGCTTCGGGATCGAGGCCAGCAGCCGCTTCGTGTAATCCGCCTGCGGGTTGTGGAAAACCTCTCCGGCGGGGCCGGACTCGACGATCTTTCCCTTGTACATCACGGCGATGCGGTCCGCGATGTAGTGGACCACGCCGAGGTCGTGGGAAATGAAAATCATGGTGAGATCGAGCTCTTTCTGCAGTTTCTTGATGAGATTGAGGATCTGGGACTGGATGGAAACATCCAGCGCGGAAACCGGCTCGTCCGCGATGATGAGCTTCGGTTCCGGAGCAAGGGCGCGGGCGATGGCGATGCGCTGGCGCTGGCCGCCGGAGAATTCGTGCGGGTATTTCCGCATCACCTTGGCGTCGAGCCCTACGGTGGCCATGAGCGTCTCCACCCGGCTGAAAAGAGCGTCGCCCTTGAGCTGGGGGTGACGCTGGCGGACGGCCTCGGCAAGCGTGGAGAAAATCGTCATCCGTGGATTCAGGGATGCGTAGGGGTCTTGGAAAACCATCTGAAAATCCAGCCGCCGCCGCCGCACTTCCGCAGGAGGGAGATTGGACAAGTTTTCCCCATCGAGGATCACCGTGCCCGATGTCGAAGCGATCAACTGCATGATGGTGCGCGAAAATGTCGATTTTCCGCAACCCGACTCACCGACAAGGCCGAGGATTTCTCCCTTTTCAAGGTTCAGCGTTACTCCATCCACCGCGCGGACGACGTGCTTGCCGGGCGAGAAAAAAGTCCCGGTGCGTTGGGTGAAATGGGTTTGGAGGTCTTTGATTTCCAGATACGACACGACTTGAACGATGCATGAAGTGGGCCGGATCGCACGGCTTTTTTCAGGGAAACGATTTTGTCCGATCGCCTTGGATGCCCCGCATGTCTGGCGTGGTTCATGAAGAAGGACGGACGGTTTGAAAAACCGGCTTCAAATCAACTGGTTGTCTTTTTCACCAACGATCCCGTGATGTCTTCCTTATCCAAAAAGATGGGAATCGAGTATTCGTTCCGAACGCGCTCGACGGATTCTTGAAGTGTCCCGTTTCGCTCCGCCTCCCGGGCATCTTCCGGTGATTTGAATATCAATTCGACATTCGGTGCCCGGAATCGGGGAGAGAGGACGAAATCGGGTCGTCCGGGGGAAGATTCACCGAAGATCCCACTCACGATGGCGGACATTTTCCGACGCTCTTTCCGTTCGTTGGCGCTCACAATTCTGGAAACCACCAGCTGAAGTAAAAGCAGCATCCCCGGAATTCCCAATGTGGGATGCCCTTGAACCGCCAAATAGAGCAGCACAACCGATAGAATCGCTGAAAGCGCCTCAATCAAAGGCTTGATCCGTCTGACATCGAGTCTCATTTACACGCATCATATCCATAATCGTCTTGCTATCAATGCTTTTTGAAAGCATCGATCAAAAAGAACTTCAGCCCGCGACGGGGCGCTCGAATCCACTCAAAGGAAGGATTCCGTCACCTCAACTGAAACGCGGGAAGTTCGATCTCCAACATTCGACCGGGTGCGAACGCGCTTGAGCATTTTCACCATTTTAAAGAGACAAGATTGCGCCCCGGTGGCATTTAAGCGACAAGAAGTCGCCGCCCATGACCCAGCTTTTGATCGAACCTGCCCGCCGCACCGGATGCGACGACATCCCCGCGCTTACCGAAGTACTGCGCACCGCCTCCCAACGGCAACGCTCGCCCATTGATGATGTGCTGGATGCGAACGTGGTGGATGAGGAAAAGTACATGCGCGAGCTGGCTTTCGATCTCGGCATCGAGTGGTTGGACAGCATCCCGAATCCGGAAGTACCACTCCCACTGCGTGAGGCTTGCGGGCCCCGGCTGGCACTGCGGCACAGGCTTCTGCCGGTGGAAATTTCCGGCGAAGAAGGTCACAAGCGGCTGAAGGTCTGCACGTTCGACCCTTTCAATCTCGTCGCCCGCCAAGCGGCGGCCCAAGAGCTTGCACTGCCCATCGACTGGTGCATGGCGTCCCGCAAACGGCTCTACGAAGCGCTCCGCCGCTTGTACGGTGTGGGTGCCGACACTTTCGAGCAGATCCTGGAAGGCCGGGATTTCGACTACGACCAGATCGAAAACGGCGAGGATGAGGCCAACGTCATCGACAATGACGACGACGAGGAAGCCTCGGTTGTGAAGTTCGTGAACCAGATCCTCCGTGAGGCTCTGGACCAGCGGGCGACGGATATCCACGTCGAGCCGCTTGCGACGAATCTCCGCATCCGTTACCGGATCGACGGTCGTTTGATCGAGGTCGCCGTGCCGGAAAACATCAAGGCGTTGCAAAGCTCGGTCATCGCCCGTTTGAAAATCATGGCCCGCCTCGACATCGCCGAGCGCCGGGTGCCGCAGGACGGACGGATCAACCTCCAGTTCGAGGGCGCGACCATCGACGTCCGCGTCGCCACCGTGCCGACCGTCGAGGGCGAGAGCGTCTCCCTGCGTCTCCTCAACCAGGAAAAATTCAACATCGCCAAGCTCGGCATGGAATCGTTCGTCCTGAAAAAGATCGAATCCATCCTACACCTGCCGAACGGCATCATCCTGATCACCGGTCCGACCGGATCGGGTAAATCGACCTCGCTGTATTCCTTCCTCACCGAAGTGAACCACCCGGAGCGGCGGATCGTCACCGTGGAAGACCCGGTGGAAAACAAGCTCACCGGCGTCATGCAGATCGCCGTGAAGAACGAGATCGGCCTGACCTTCGCCACCGCGCTGCGTTCCATCCTGCGGGCGGACCCGAACATCGTGATGATCGGGGAAATCCGGGACCTCGAGACCGCGGAGATCGCCATCCGCGCCTCGCTCACCGGTCACTTGGTTTTCTCCACGCTGCACACGAACGACGCGATGGGCGGCATCAGCCGTCTGGTGGACATGGGGGTGGAACCCTTCCTCGTCTCCGCCGCGGTGCGTGCGTTCCTCGCCCAGCGTCTCGTTAGAAAACTCTGCCCTGCGTGCAAGGTTCCGCGCGAGGTGAGCGAGCAGGACCGCCGCGATCTCGGCATCCCGCTGCACATCACCGGACAACCTTACTCGCCGAAAGGTTGCGACCGCTGCCGGAATACCGGATTCGCCGGACGACTCGCCATTTACGAAGTCATCCTTCTGACTCCGCCGATGCAGGAGCTGGTCGCCCATCGCGCCCAGGCAGTCGAACTCCGAGCCCAGGCGGTGCGTGATGGCTACGTCCCCATGCGCGAATACGGCTGGCACAAGGTGATGAAGGGTGAGACGACCATCGAGGAGGTCATTTCCGTCACCTCCTCCG from Luteolibacter yonseiensis includes these protein-coding regions:
- a CDS encoding M56 family metallopeptidase, with the protein product MSLPTTYLLNVALHAGILSVFATLLLAFIRLPGRRSFAAISGLLVVGLLPWITALRPSPTPDVSPIIPEAQVAPAPAELPLWTIVTVPVRNEAAAPSEPYSESGAKWELPDFPTTVITLWATGVGIGLGLLALAMMRVMLWKRSLKPLDDSTWDVLRHIVPSGTARTDFIISPATTSPCVIGFLRPRIVIPHFLLDALSSEKLRWAVRHETAHRQAEDSRWMILFAVIRCLNWWNPLVHRLVADWAAVREQLCDLHAASSAGDRADYGEFLIAMARQTDKHPSLAVSMARRLHVRRLKQRIVCLLDSKEEGVTPVGRGFIGISLALSVCAAMSVSVLKVAAEGMPPVSHDTPAGETVPEKTEEPTVEKALQQEPVPAQPDVDESAPPPPPPPPAPARAGGQVKISSNFVFIDSKSLEMGLVRENVTDGGRFSTRSLYSEGQIQLIFRGLERMKGCHIMTSPSVCAKFGQESMIEIIREIAEPPGRVSKRNPDSGDPYVGIKMHNSSEFSEEIPGNEVVPAQAGPSIVMEISQTVDYHYIPGRFQPVVEFVRSKATLPKGISPTDIKTVKRTIKGRLASGFTVCTNLGEVEPGRSLIIFTRMDAIDATGRRLDGLENPSPNYTNWAGSAEPGEPARYPSLHPDEIPSAKVKGRVRISGTQIDLPRDPTLPEDARNFKMLLPSDDEALNALARHYGLEKRRLKQVVIPTAQAHIPWPEFPGINLSVLLSKKFRKITLSNDSEGNGSSVMGMTSGQAAAIDVASGDPSIERRIFITVEIVE
- a CDS encoding MBL fold metallo-hydrolase, encoding MNSSSAPGFGRRAFLGGIFAATAGGVVLGQDAKPAPKPKEHGNAIVYQFKIGEFDAWSISDGHMLFRGPLDLMWPREDQPQMKEWLESHGERMDGIPLYVNILVVRIGKEIALFDAGFGERDSTNIGWLQDGLKQAGIAPEQVTAGFLSHSHADHLAGFVAGGKPAFPNAAFYYLPEEYDFWHAKEPDFSKTKRNRAELPGMIREVCGQFDILKGVSQPAKAGTQFFNGAVTIEAAPGHTAGHAIFRIKSGNESLLHLMDLSHHHGFMFHNPNWYIAFDHDPMQSIDTRKKVFAQAAAERTRCYGFHVPWPGIGHVLPVGEGYLWHAERWSWGS
- a CDS encoding murein L,D-transpeptidase, whose translation is MKPFVILTLSGLLSLASCEEKQPTPVIDHTIPAGPRRAAAAAANVSPGLKRDLAAVGLEFGAPVFLRALKRERVLELFVLNRSTEKYDLFRSYHIAGTSGDLGPKLAEGDGQVPEGFYFVPPAAMKPDSQYHLAFNIGFPNSYDAALDRTGSAIMIHGNSISIGCLAMTDEKIEEIYTLCSAAHQGGLPFFRVHIFPFRMTEEAMAASAASPHAEFWKNLKEGYDLFEKNHIPPDVTAADGKYRFE
- the pxpB gene encoding 5-oxoprolinase subunit PxpB; amino-acid sequence: MEEMDSCTILRLPGIGKPTGPCKAADMTLKPLGDAAWLVEFPDLTGEAALARVTGLAVALRENKIGGVTDIVPSFASVAVHFDTVDGLAVREWIRTTEFTDKLSTGEEKLIPVRYGGEDGRDLAGVAAALGLSSDEVVSLHSGADYTVAAVGFSPGFPYLSGLPGRLRLPRLATPRQSVPAGSVAIAAGQAGIYPSISPGGWHLLGRTDVTLFDVHSPRPSFFLPGDRVRFCPVDRITPVKESTPTTGQRRMGTVEVIHPGGLTTVQNPGRPGHESSGVSPGGAVDRESLRMANLLVGNDESAACLECCVSGPILKFHEATAVALVSGNGRPRRVAAGETVDFSKPAGGVRSYLAIAGGICVPEILGSPATDVRAGFGGMMGRPLRAGDLLEIGTPGRIPRCGDWHVGRAADRKVIELGFLTGVQEDWFSAEARQRFRSEIYRLTPRSDRMGARLSGAGLELCEPREMISQPVACGSVQVPPDGQPIVLLAERQTIGGYPQIGHVISVDLPKLARAWPGTEVRFREVTWEEARQARELAEQDFKWLRTGIDLLA
- a CDS encoding 5-oxoprolinase subunit PxpA; this translates as MTVMRWIDLNADLGEGGSEDEALIGLVSSANIACGGHAGDEETMRRSIRWAKEAGVAIGAHPGYKDPEHFGRRAMVLPLENITELVAEQVGKLAALAAEEGAELHHVKPHGALYHQAGRDAALAAAVVEGILKVSPGLILFAQPGSELAQAAERAGVKICTEGFADRRYRDDGTLMPRGEPGAVIKEVNEAVEQAMALVSEGRMQTLCIHGDGTTAAGILSELRRTLEAAGVTVRPAVR
- a CDS encoding ATP-binding cassette domain-containing protein, whose protein sequence is MSYLEIKDLQTHFTQRTGTFFSPGKHVVRAVDGVTLNLEKGEILGLVGESGCGKSTFSRTIMQLIASTSGTVILDGENLSNLPPAEVRRRRLDFQMVFQDPYASLNPRMTIFSTLAEAVRQRHPQLKGDALFSRVETLMATVGLDAKVMRKYPHEFSGGQRQRIAIARALAPEPKLIIADEPVSALDVSIQSQILNLIKKLQKELDLTMIFISHDLGVVHYIADRIAVMYKGKIVESGPAGEVFHNPQADYTKRLLASIPKLAAV
- a CDS encoding GspE/PulE family protein, whose protein sequence is MTQLLIEPARRTGCDDIPALTEVLRTASQRQRSPIDDVLDANVVDEEKYMRELAFDLGIEWLDSIPNPEVPLPLREACGPRLALRHRLLPVEISGEEGHKRLKVCTFDPFNLVARQAAAQELALPIDWCMASRKRLYEALRRLYGVGADTFEQILEGRDFDYDQIENGEDEANVIDNDDDEEASVVKFVNQILREALDQRATDIHVEPLATNLRIRYRIDGRLIEVAVPENIKALQSSVIARLKIMARLDIAERRVPQDGRINLQFEGATIDVRVATVPTVEGESVSLRLLNQEKFNIAKLGMESFVLKKIESILHLPNGIILITGPTGSGKSTSLYSFLTEVNHPERRIVTVEDPVENKLTGVMQIAVKNEIGLTFATALRSILRADPNIVMIGEIRDLETAEIAIRASLTGHLVFSTLHTNDAMGGISRLVDMGVEPFLVSAAVRAFLAQRLVRKLCPACKVPREVSEQDRRDLGIPLHITGQPYSPKGCDRCRNTGFAGRLAIYEVILLTPPMQELVAHRAQAVELRAQAVRDGYVPMREYGWHKVMKGETTIEEVISVTSSDIGGAE